One segment of Thermus oshimai DSM 12092 DNA contains the following:
- a CDS encoding metal ABC transporter substrate-binding protein yields MSRVLALLVLAFLPALAQVQVAATTPILADLVRQVGGERVRVAGVVPPGADPHTFEPTPSTAKALAQARVLFANGLGLEPFLPKLQALLPKGARVVRLGEGEKDLICEEAHREDGHGEEEHAHGPCDPHLWLDPAYALRYAEKIAQELTRLDPKGEGAYRANLARFREEVAKRDRAYRACGLKGVKAIAQHDAFRYFARRYGLEIVGVLSSSSAQEVGSRAFLALVEKAKREGVKLVLAEPQFRGQALRALAEATGARVALLYTDTLDAKVPTYLALLDHNLKALCP; encoded by the coding sequence ATGAGCCGGGTTCTTGCCCTGCTGGTTCTGGCCTTTCTCCCCGCCCTAGCCCAGGTGCAGGTGGCCGCCACCACCCCCATCCTGGCGGACCTGGTGCGCCAGGTGGGGGGAGAGAGGGTGCGGGTGGCGGGCGTGGTCCCCCCGGGGGCCGACCCCCACACCTTTGAGCCCACCCCCTCCACCGCCAAGGCCCTGGCCCAGGCGAGGGTCCTCTTTGCCAACGGGCTGGGACTGGAACCCTTCCTGCCCAAGCTCCAGGCCCTCCTGCCCAAGGGGGCCCGGGTGGTGCGGCTTGGGGAGGGGGAAAAGGACCTGATCTGCGAGGAAGCCCATCGGGAGGACGGCCACGGGGAGGAGGAGCACGCCCACGGCCCCTGCGACCCCCACCTCTGGCTGGACCCCGCCTACGCCCTGCGCTACGCGGAAAAGATCGCCCAGGAGCTCACCCGGCTGGACCCCAAAGGGGAAGGGGCCTACCGGGCCAACCTGGCCCGCTTCCGGGAAGAGGTGGCCAAGCGGGACCGCGCCTATAGGGCCTGCGGGCTTAAAGGGGTGAAGGCCATCGCCCAGCACGATGCCTTCCGCTACTTCGCCCGGCGCTACGGCCTGGAGATCGTGGGGGTGCTTTCCAGCAGCAGCGCCCAGGAGGTGGGAAGCCGGGCCTTTTTGGCGCTGGTGGAAAAGGCCAAACGGGAAGGGGTGAAGCTCGTTTTGGCCGAACCCCAGTTCCGGGGCCAGGCCCTTAGGGCCCTGGCGGAGGCCACGGGGGCCCGGGTGGCCCTCCTCTACACGGACACCCTGGACGCCAAGGTCCCCACCTACCTGGCCCTTTTGGACCACAACCTGAAGGCCCTTTGCCCATAA